DNA sequence from the Helicobacter sp. MIT 05-5293 genome:
AGGACTAAGTATTCTTATGGAAAATATTTTCACAATGCTTGAGCTTGGTAAAGAGCAGTCATTAGAAAGCGTTGATAAAATACAACAAGAGATAGAATCTGATGATGAGAGCTTGGAAGAGTTTTTGGAGAATCTGGATTCTCCAAAAATACAAACTCTTGAAAATTGCATTAGTGTCGGTATTATCGGTCGTGTGAATGTCGGTAAAAGCTCGATTCTGAATGCTTTATTGGGTATCGAACGCAGCATAGTGAGTGAAGTAGCAGGAACGACTATTGATCCTGTCGATGAAGAAATAGAGATTCAAGGACAGAGGGTGCGCTTTGTCGATACTGCAGGGATTCGAAGGGCAAGTAAGATTGAGGGTATTGAAAAATTTGCACTTGATCGCACAAATAAAGCATTGCAAAAAAGTGATATTGCACTTTTAGTGCTTGATGCTTCTATGCCTTTTGTAGAACTTGATGAAAAAATAGGCTCATTGATACCTAAGCACGCTTTGGGCGTGATTATCGTATTAAATAAATGGGATATTGCTCATGAGGGATACAAGACGATGATAAAAGAGTTAAGGCATCGATTCAGATTTTTAGAGTTTGCCCCTGTGATTACAATAAGCGCAACTTCTGGTCGGAATATTCATAAGCTTAAAGCCGAGATATTGGAAGTGTATAAAAGGCTTAATTATAGAATCTCAACAAGCACGCTTAATGAAACAATACAAGAGGCGATAGCAAGACATCATATTCCTAGTGATCATGGCAAAATTGTTAAAATTTACTATGCGACCCAATATGATGTAAATCCACCACAGATTGCAGTGATTGCAAATCGTCCAAAGTCTTTGCATTTTAGTTATAAGCGTTATCTTATCAATGCCTTAAGAGAGCGGTTTGACTTTGAGGGTGTGCCGATAATACTTAGCGTCAAAGGCAAAAACGAGGCTTCTTCAGAAGTGGCGGAAAAATAAAGGATTTAAGAATCTGCATACTTTTTAAACCCTAAGGCTTTTTTGATATGTGTTCTTATTTTTCTTTCCATAGGTTTAAGCCATGTTTGGTTGATAAATGCCAATTCACTTAAGCGGCTATTTCCGATATAAGATTTGTAATTGAGCAAAAAAGCTCGTTTGTCTTGATAAATCAGCGGCTTAAATCCTAATTTCAAAGCATCTCTTAGCATATTTCTTTTTATTTGAAAATTTTGAGGGATACGATGCAAGGCGACATTTTCTTCTGTGCCGTATGTGTCTGCTAGTAAAGAACTCCATAGAGTTTTTTGTCCTAAAGGGTGAGGCGGCACGAAAGTTTTGATACCTTTTCTTTGTAGCGTTAATGAAAATGCGACATCTTCTCCCGCGATCTTATAATCTTGCAAAGCTTGAGTGTCGATAAATAAATCATCAAGCCATTCTTTTTTA
Encoded proteins:
- the der gene encoding ribosome biogenesis GTPase Der, with translation MKTIAILGKPNVGKSSLFNRLVKQHIAITSNVSGTTRDVKKSVFDISGVSVMLLDTGGIEKAQGLYAKVSAHSMQAGFDADMVLYVVDGLSIPQDDDIATFRALQKTHKPLVLVINKVDNDKIKQQAWDFNAFGAQTMCFVSVHHNRGLSILMENIFTMLELGKEQSLESVDKIQQEIESDDESLEEFLENLDSPKIQTLENCISVGIIGRVNVGKSSILNALLGIERSIVSEVAGTTIDPVDEEIEIQGQRVRFVDTAGIRRASKIEGIEKFALDRTNKALQKSDIALLVLDASMPFVELDEKIGSLIPKHALGVIIVLNKWDIAHEGYKTMIKELRHRFRFLEFAPVITISATSGRNIHKLKAEILEVYKRLNYRISTSTLNETIQEAIARHHIPSDHGKIVKIYYATQYDVNPPQIAVIANRPKSLHFSYKRYLINALRERFDFEGVPIILSVKGKNEASSEVAEK